In Microbacterium enclense, one genomic interval encodes:
- a CDS encoding ABC transporter permease, whose amino-acid sequence MYGTYLRRELAGRTKQTVIVAVGLAIAIALVIVVNALAAGVRDAQSQALSSVYGVGTDLTVTGAQTQPGEGGGGPRFDFGADDGATTDGTTTLNQSRLTTDMMRGTLDASAVATVAGLDGVSAATGALALTNTSFSGEIPDFDAQSGSDGAPQMGQPPAGGPNGDGGSAFGIDSFSVLGVDPSASAGPLSSVTVSDGRALAASDAGTDVAVVDATYAASAGLSVGGTVDVGGTAMQIIGMVSSASADADTAANVYLPLDVAQTLAGAGDVVSTVYVQADSADAIDAVQGEISAALPDATVSSQSELASTVSGSLSSASAMISNLGTWLSIVVLLVALALAVLFTISGVARRTREFGTLKAIGWSNGRIVRQVAGESLTQGLIGGAAGLILGLGGILLVNVIGPTISVSSSTAQGGPGGQGGPGMGGRGMGGFGQAAAQATDIVLSAPITPVVVIAAVGIAVLGGVLAGAFGGWRAARLSPAAALRSVA is encoded by the coding sequence ATGTACGGCACCTACCTGCGGCGCGAACTCGCCGGCCGCACCAAACAGACCGTGATCGTCGCGGTCGGACTCGCGATCGCCATCGCGCTCGTCATCGTCGTCAACGCCCTCGCGGCGGGCGTGCGCGACGCGCAGTCGCAGGCGCTGTCGTCGGTCTACGGCGTGGGCACCGATCTGACCGTCACGGGCGCACAGACCCAGCCCGGCGAGGGCGGCGGCGGACCGCGCTTCGACTTCGGAGCCGACGACGGAGCGACCACCGACGGCACGACCACACTCAACCAGTCGCGCCTCACGACCGACATGATGCGCGGCACCCTCGACGCCTCCGCCGTCGCGACGGTGGCCGGACTCGACGGGGTCTCGGCCGCGACCGGGGCGCTCGCTCTGACGAACACGTCGTTCTCGGGGGAGATCCCCGACTTCGACGCGCAGTCCGGCAGCGACGGTGCCCCGCAGATGGGCCAGCCCCCGGCGGGAGGACCGAACGGCGACGGCGGAAGCGCCTTCGGCATCGACTCGTTCAGCGTCCTCGGCGTCGACCCGTCGGCATCCGCCGGCCCGCTCTCCTCCGTCACGGTCTCGGACGGACGCGCTCTGGCCGCGTCCGACGCGGGAACCGATGTCGCCGTGGTCGACGCCACCTACGCCGCGAGCGCCGGACTCTCCGTGGGCGGCACCGTCGATGTCGGCGGCACCGCGATGCAGATCATCGGGATGGTCTCATCGGCGTCGGCCGACGCCGACACCGCCGCCAACGTGTACCTCCCGCTCGACGTCGCACAGACCCTCGCCGGAGCGGGAGACGTCGTGTCGACCGTCTACGTGCAGGCAGATTCCGCGGATGCCATCGACGCGGTGCAGGGCGAGATCTCGGCCGCGCTCCCCGACGCCACCGTCAGCTCGCAGTCCGAGCTCGCCTCGACCGTCTCGGGGTCGCTCTCGAGCGCATCGGCGATGATCTCGAACCTCGGGACATGGCTGTCGATCGTCGTGCTCCTCGTGGCGCTCGCCCTCGCCGTCCTTTTCACGATCTCGGGTGTCGCACGACGCACGCGCGAGTTCGGCACGCTCAAGGCCATCGGCTGGTCCAACGGGCGCATCGTGCGACAGGTCGCGGGCGAGTCGCTCACCCAGGGACTCATCGGGGGCGCCGCCGGACTGATCCTCGGGCTCGGCGGCATCCTGCTCGTCAACGTCATCGGACCCACGATCTCGGTGTCGTCCTCGACCGCGCAGGGCGGACCCGGCGGCCAGGGCGGTCCCGGCATGGGCGGCCGAGGCATGGGCGGGTTCGGCCAAGCCGCCGCGCAGGCCACCGACATCGTGCTGAGTGCGCCCATCACCCCCGTCGTCGTCATCGCCGCGGTCGGCATCGCGGTGCTCGGCGGTGTGCTCGCCGGAGCGTTCGGCGGATGGCGCGCCGCCCGCCTCAGCCCCGCCGCCGCCCTCCGCTCGGTCGCGTGA
- a CDS encoding Na+/H+ antiporter subunit E yields MSPSRRSQVSLFLHQLPFLVWLVALWMMLWGQFTWLAFLTGLAAAVFVTRVFRLPPVELSGRINLWYGLVFVVTFLGAVIRGSLIVAWQVLDVRRQPGAAILAVPLRVDDDVIMAHTAVTASLIPGSLIVDVDRENRTLYLHTIGVRSDADAEHQRRVVLGWEARITRAVGSKEELQELRAKIAESEADAHHGTASPREGRTPL; encoded by the coding sequence ATGAGCCCGTCGCGTCGATCGCAGGTGTCGCTCTTCCTGCACCAGCTGCCCTTCCTGGTGTGGCTCGTCGCCCTGTGGATGATGCTGTGGGGCCAGTTCACCTGGCTCGCCTTCCTCACGGGCCTCGCCGCCGCCGTCTTCGTCACGCGCGTCTTCCGCCTCCCGCCCGTGGAGCTGTCGGGGCGCATCAACCTCTGGTACGGCCTCGTCTTCGTCGTCACGTTCCTCGGAGCCGTGATTCGCGGGTCGCTGATCGTGGCGTGGCAGGTCCTCGACGTCCGACGCCAGCCGGGGGCGGCCATCCTCGCGGTCCCGCTCCGTGTCGACGACGACGTGATCATGGCGCACACCGCGGTCACGGCATCCCTCATCCCGGGGTCGCTCATCGTCGACGTCGACCGCGAGAACCGTACCCTCTATCTGCACACGATCGGGGTGCGAAGCGACGCGGATGCCGAGCACCAGCGCCGCGTCGTGCTCGGATGGGAGGCGCGCATCACGCGGGCCGTCGGCTCCAAGGAGGAGCTGCAGGAACTCCGCGCGAAGATCGCCGAGTCCGAGGCCGACGCCCACCACGGCACCGCATCGCCGAGAGAGGGGAGGACCCCCCTGTGA
- a CDS encoding SRPBCC family protein, with protein MAARNTRLMHCTPDDLFAVLSDGWLYPVWVVGAARMRDVDEEWPKEGSRIHHSLGVWPVMIHDQTELVEWDPPRRLRLRPEAGILGRGVIRIDVRPHGDKIAVTIVEEPVSGAASVLPSLLWRPLLVARNHECLNRLAFLAEGRRAEREARELDHRTETPDPEEGTPSPQAQEDVREAGI; from the coding sequence ATGGCCGCCCGCAACACCCGCCTCATGCACTGCACGCCCGACGATCTCTTCGCGGTCCTCTCCGACGGGTGGCTCTACCCCGTCTGGGTCGTGGGAGCCGCGCGCATGCGCGACGTGGACGAGGAGTGGCCGAAGGAGGGCTCCCGCATCCACCACTCCCTCGGCGTCTGGCCCGTGATGATCCACGACCAGACCGAGCTCGTCGAGTGGGATCCGCCGAGGCGGCTACGGTTGCGTCCCGAAGCCGGCATCCTGGGTCGAGGAGTCATCCGCATCGACGTGCGCCCGCACGGCGACAAGATCGCGGTGACGATCGTCGAGGAGCCCGTGTCGGGTGCGGCTTCGGTGCTGCCCTCCCTGCTGTGGAGGCCCCTGCTCGTCGCCCGTAACCACGAGTGCCTCAACCGTCTCGCGTTCCTCGCCGAGGGCCGGCGCGCGGAGCGGGAAGCACGGGAGCTCGACCATCGCACCGAGACGCCCGACCCCGAAGAGGGGACTCCCTCTCCTCAGGCGCAGGAAGACGTGCGCGAAGCCGGCATCTGA
- a CDS encoding FAD-binding dehydrogenase produces the protein MDADVIVIGAGLAGLVASVELVRAGKSVLIVDQENAANLGGQAYWSFGGIFLVDSPMQRRLGVRDSFDLAWQDWQGSAGWDRLDGEHPEDEWAQKWGRAYVEFATDEKRSWLQEQGVRFTPVVGWAERGSLSAGGHGNSVPRFHVPWGTGTGISEPFADRARAAADAGRIVFRFRHRVDGLTFTDGRVTGIHGSVLAPDDSPRGVSSSRDEVSTFDLSAQAVVIATGGIGGDHDRVRAWWPERLGTPPKKMVTGVPAHVDGRMLDIAATQGVRLVNRDRMWHYTEGVQNWDPVWPGHAIRILPGPSSLWLDARGRRLPAPGLPGYDTLGTLRLLRTTPDLADYDYSWFVLDQTIIKKEFALSGSEQNPDITNRDRPLLLRSRLGRSAPGPVEAFKTRGADFVVADTLDQLVRGMNDLTGDDLLDETAVREQIEARDRELVNPYSKDVQAMGIRNSRRFLGDRIFRTAKPHALLDPAHGPLIAVRLWIVTRKSLGGIQTDLQGRALDDEGRPIEGLYAAGEAAGFGGGGAHGYNALEGTFLGGCLFTGRTVGRAIAAAL, from the coding sequence ATGGATGCCGACGTCATCGTCATCGGAGCGGGCCTGGCCGGTCTCGTCGCGAGCGTCGAGCTCGTCCGTGCGGGCAAGAGCGTGCTCATCGTGGACCAAGAGAACGCGGCGAACCTCGGCGGCCAGGCGTACTGGTCGTTCGGCGGGATCTTCCTCGTCGACTCCCCCATGCAACGCCGGCTCGGGGTGAGGGACTCCTTCGACCTCGCCTGGCAGGACTGGCAGGGATCGGCCGGATGGGACCGTCTCGACGGCGAGCACCCCGAGGACGAGTGGGCGCAGAAGTGGGGCCGTGCCTATGTCGAGTTCGCCACCGACGAGAAGCGCTCCTGGCTCCAGGAGCAGGGCGTGCGCTTCACCCCGGTCGTCGGCTGGGCCGAGCGAGGCTCCCTGTCGGCGGGCGGGCATGGCAACTCCGTCCCCCGCTTCCACGTGCCGTGGGGAACAGGCACAGGGATCTCCGAGCCCTTCGCCGACCGGGCTCGCGCGGCCGCCGATGCCGGGCGGATCGTCTTCCGCTTCCGTCACCGCGTCGACGGCCTGACGTTCACGGACGGCCGGGTCACCGGCATCCATGGTTCCGTCCTCGCCCCGGACGACTCCCCGCGGGGTGTCTCGTCGTCGCGCGACGAGGTATCGACGTTCGACCTGTCGGCGCAGGCGGTCGTGATCGCCACCGGCGGCATCGGCGGAGATCATGACCGCGTGCGCGCGTGGTGGCCGGAACGTTTGGGAACCCCGCCGAAGAAGATGGTGACGGGGGTGCCGGCGCACGTCGACGGGCGCATGCTCGACATCGCGGCGACCCAGGGCGTGCGGCTCGTGAATCGCGACCGCATGTGGCACTACACGGAGGGCGTGCAGAACTGGGACCCGGTGTGGCCCGGGCACGCGATCCGCATCCTCCCCGGACCGTCGTCCCTGTGGCTGGACGCGCGCGGCCGCCGGCTCCCCGCACCCGGCCTCCCGGGGTACGACACCCTCGGCACCCTGCGGCTCCTGCGGACGACGCCCGACCTCGCCGACTACGACTACTCATGGTTCGTGCTCGATCAGACGATCATCAAGAAGGAGTTCGCCCTCTCCGGCTCGGAGCAGAACCCCGACATCACGAACCGCGACCGCCCGCTGCTTCTGCGGAGCAGGCTCGGGCGATCGGCACCGGGCCCGGTGGAGGCCTTCAAGACGCGGGGCGCCGACTTCGTCGTGGCCGACACCCTCGACCAGCTCGTGCGCGGCATGAACGATCTCACCGGTGACGACCTCCTCGACGAGACGGCCGTTCGGGAGCAGATCGAGGCGCGAGATCGCGAGCTGGTGAACCCGTACTCGAAGGATGTGCAGGCGATGGGGATCCGCAACAGCCGCCGGTTCCTCGGCGACCGGATCTTCCGCACCGCGAAACCGCACGCCCTGCTCGATCCCGCCCACGGTCCGCTGATCGCGGTGCGGCTGTGGATCGTCACGCGCAAGTCGCTCGGCGGCATCCAGACCGATCTGCAGGGCCGCGCGCTCGACGACGAAGGCCGCCCGATCGAGGGCCTCTACGCCGCGGGCGAGGCGGCGGGATTCGGCGGCGGAGGCGCCCACGGGTACAACGCGCTGGAGGGGACGTTCCTGGGCGGGTGTCTCTTCACCGGGCGCACGGTCGGCCGCGCGATCGCCGCGGCGCTCTGA
- a CDS encoding ABC transporter ATP-binding protein: MTLITPTDTRTAYRLTGVTRTYRQRERTVQALAGIDLEIAAGDFVTIQGPTGGGKSTLLQMLGALDRPTAGEVVLGDLDVARASNAELGRVRAAEIGFVFQGFNLIPTLTAAENVDMGLEPLGLDRPERLRRIAEALVRVGLSDRHDHRPGELSGGQQQRVAIARAIAKQPRVLLADEPTGNLDERMRDEILDVLETLNAEGLTLVVVTHDSAVARRARRRLRLANGRITDITRG; the protein is encoded by the coding sequence ATGACCCTCATCACCCCCACAGACACCCGCACCGCCTACCGACTGACGGGCGTGACCCGCACCTATCGTCAACGCGAGCGGACCGTGCAGGCCCTCGCGGGCATCGACCTCGAGATCGCCGCGGGCGACTTCGTCACCATCCAGGGTCCCACCGGCGGTGGCAAGTCCACCCTGCTGCAGATGCTGGGCGCGCTGGACCGCCCCACCGCCGGTGAGGTCGTGCTGGGCGACCTCGACGTCGCGCGCGCGTCGAACGCGGAGCTGGGGCGCGTCCGGGCGGCGGAGATCGGCTTCGTGTTCCAGGGGTTCAACCTCATCCCGACCCTGACGGCAGCCGAGAACGTCGACATGGGCCTGGAGCCGCTGGGACTGGACCGGCCGGAGCGGTTGCGCCGGATCGCGGAAGCCCTCGTGCGGGTCGGGCTGTCCGATCGCCACGATCACCGCCCCGGTGAGCTGTCGGGCGGTCAACAGCAGCGCGTCGCGATCGCGCGAGCGATCGCCAAGCAGCCGCGGGTGCTGCTCGCCGACGAGCCGACGGGCAACCTCGACGAGCGCATGCGCGACGAGATCCTCGACGTCCTCGAGACGCTGAACGCCGAGGGCCTGACGCTCGTCGTCGTGACGCACGATTCCGCGGTCGCCCGACGGGCACGCCGCCGCCTGCGCCTCGCGAACGGTCGGATCACCGACATCACGCGCGGCTGA
- a CDS encoding Na+/H+ antiporter subunit A, whose product MLALLGAFTLVPLLLPWLVNRIGARAFYLAAILPALAFAQAIVVAPAVFSDDIPFEEYRWIPALGVSLSMRMDVLGWLLTLVVTGVGALVMLYCRWYFRGKTQGVGQFSAVLLAFAGAMYGLVLTDDIVVLIMLWEVTSVLSYLLIGYYHGRAASRRAALQALLVTTLGGLVMLIGVVLIVVQSGTSSLSTILADPPTGTVVDIAVLLLLVGALSKSAIFPFHFWLPGAMAAPTPVSAYLHAAAMVKAGIYLIARLSPAFAETPFWRPTLITLGVFTMLLGGFQALRERDLKRILAFGTVSQLGFLTVMLGYGTRDAALAGVALLLSHALFKSCLFLVVGVIDRQLNTRDIGELSGLGRQAPVMATATFIAVFSMAGVIPTLGFVAKETALTALLHEAEAGAGWGIVALIGIVLGSALTAAYGIRFLWGAYGSKRDVEKTEWPDPPLGFLAAPVLLATASLALGVLSPIVDHWLAPYADGLPEATAGVPAPAYPYHLALWHGLEPALFISLGTLALGAGIFWVVRKTQLHKRRRVLPFTANDAYNVALRGIDHTSEWVTARFQRGSLPFYVGTIFVVLVVAEGTALLASSEWRAQLDAWQSPAQLLSAPLMIAAGILAVRARKRYTGVALVSVTGLGMVVLFATSGAPDLALTQVLIETVTLVVFALVLRRLPARMGEQNASVAPIARAILGAGVGLTMALVAIVATGARQDLPVSLEWPPLAYEIGHGRNVVNVALVDLRGWDTMGELSVLVLAATGVASLVFITDRSDNLSRRSGTARSRTGLGRRRPLVETEDGVRAQRVGESGAPRAWLVSGAKVQPENRSILLEIIIRVLFHSIMIVSLYLLFAGHNLPGGGFAGGLVAGMGLVMRYIAGGRWELGAAAPTDAGRLLGAGMAIAVLCALVPMFFGFAPLQSFTFEGELPLIGHWEFVTSTIFDVGVYLVVIGLVLDVLRSLGAEVDRQSQHPEDAEVVAS is encoded by the coding sequence TTGTTGGCACTCCTCGGCGCGTTCACTCTGGTTCCCCTCCTGCTGCCTTGGCTGGTGAACCGCATCGGTGCACGGGCCTTCTATCTCGCGGCGATCCTCCCCGCCCTGGCCTTCGCGCAGGCGATCGTGGTGGCGCCCGCTGTCTTCTCCGATGACATTCCCTTCGAGGAATACCGCTGGATCCCCGCGCTCGGCGTCTCGCTCTCGATGCGCATGGACGTGCTGGGCTGGCTGCTCACGCTCGTCGTCACGGGCGTCGGCGCTCTCGTGATGCTCTACTGCCGCTGGTACTTCCGCGGCAAGACGCAGGGCGTAGGGCAGTTCTCGGCCGTGCTCCTCGCCTTCGCGGGTGCGATGTACGGACTCGTCCTCACCGACGACATCGTCGTGCTCATCATGCTGTGGGAGGTCACGAGCGTCCTGTCGTACCTGCTCATCGGGTACTACCACGGCCGCGCGGCCAGCCGTCGTGCGGCCCTCCAGGCGCTCCTCGTGACCACGCTGGGCGGGCTCGTCATGCTGATCGGCGTCGTGCTGATCGTGGTGCAGTCGGGCACGTCGAGCCTGTCGACGATCCTCGCCGACCCGCCGACCGGCACCGTCGTCGACATCGCCGTGCTCCTGCTGCTCGTCGGAGCCCTGAGCAAGTCGGCGATCTTCCCGTTCCACTTCTGGCTCCCGGGCGCGATGGCTGCCCCGACTCCGGTCAGTGCCTACCTCCACGCCGCGGCGATGGTGAAGGCCGGTATCTACCTCATCGCCCGCCTGTCACCGGCGTTCGCCGAAACGCCGTTCTGGCGGCCGACGCTGATCACGCTCGGTGTCTTCACGATGCTGCTCGGCGGCTTCCAGGCTCTGCGCGAACGCGACCTCAAGCGCATCCTCGCCTTCGGCACGGTGAGCCAGCTCGGATTCCTCACGGTCATGCTCGGCTACGGAACCCGGGATGCCGCTCTCGCCGGCGTCGCCCTGCTGCTGAGCCACGCGCTGTTCAAGTCGTGCCTCTTCCTCGTCGTCGGCGTGATCGACCGCCAGCTGAACACCCGAGACATCGGCGAGCTCTCCGGGCTCGGCCGGCAGGCGCCCGTCATGGCGACGGCGACGTTCATCGCGGTCTTCTCGATGGCCGGAGTCATCCCCACCCTCGGCTTCGTCGCCAAAGAGACGGCGCTCACCGCGCTGCTGCACGAGGCCGAGGCCGGAGCCGGATGGGGCATCGTCGCCCTGATCGGGATCGTGCTGGGCTCCGCGTTGACGGCGGCGTACGGCATCCGGTTCCTGTGGGGGGCGTACGGGTCCAAGCGCGACGTCGAGAAGACCGAGTGGCCCGACCCGCCCCTGGGCTTCCTCGCCGCCCCGGTGCTGCTGGCCACCGCGTCTCTAGCCCTCGGCGTGCTGTCGCCGATCGTCGATCACTGGCTCGCTCCGTACGCCGACGGTCTGCCCGAGGCGACCGCGGGAGTCCCCGCCCCCGCGTACCCGTACCACCTCGCGCTCTGGCACGGCCTCGAGCCGGCGCTGTTCATCTCGCTCGGCACGCTCGCCCTCGGCGCGGGGATCTTCTGGGTCGTCCGGAAGACACAGCTCCACAAGCGGCGCCGCGTGCTGCCGTTCACCGCGAACGACGCGTACAACGTCGCGCTGCGCGGCATCGACCACACGTCGGAATGGGTGACCGCCCGGTTCCAGCGCGGCTCGCTGCCGTTCTACGTCGGCACGATCTTCGTGGTGCTCGTGGTGGCCGAAGGCACCGCCCTACTCGCGTCCAGCGAGTGGCGCGCGCAGCTGGACGCGTGGCAGTCTCCGGCGCAGCTTCTCTCGGCTCCGCTCATGATCGCCGCGGGCATCCTGGCCGTGCGAGCCCGAAAGCGCTACACCGGCGTGGCGTTGGTGTCGGTGACCGGTCTCGGCATGGTGGTGCTGTTCGCCACCAGCGGGGCGCCCGACCTCGCCCTCACCCAGGTGCTCATCGAGACCGTGACGCTCGTGGTGTTCGCTCTCGTCCTGAGGCGTCTGCCGGCCCGCATGGGGGAGCAGAACGCCTCGGTGGCGCCGATCGCCCGGGCGATCCTCGGTGCCGGCGTCGGCCTCACCATGGCCCTCGTCGCGATCGTCGCGACGGGCGCGCGCCAAGACCTCCCCGTCTCGCTCGAGTGGCCGCCCCTGGCGTACGAGATCGGGCACGGGCGCAATGTCGTCAACGTCGCCCTGGTGGACCTGCGCGGATGGGACACGATGGGCGAGCTGTCGGTGCTCGTGCTCGCAGCGACGGGCGTGGCATCCCTCGTCTTCATCACCGACCGCAGTGACAACCTCTCACGGCGTTCGGGTACGGCTCGCAGCCGCACGGGCCTCGGGCGTCGCCGCCCCCTCGTCGAGACCGAGGACGGGGTGCGGGCGCAGCGCGTCGGTGAGAGCGGCGCTCCCCGGGCGTGGCTCGTGTCGGGCGCGAAGGTGCAGCCGGAGAACCGCTCGATCCTCCTCGAGATCATCATCCGGGTGCTGTTCCACTCGATCATGATCGTGTCGCTGTACCTGCTGTTCGCCGGTCACAACCTGCCGGGCGGCGGCTTCGCCGGCGGTCTCGTCGCGGGTATGGGCCTGGTCATGCGCTACATCGCGGGCGGGCGGTGGGAACTGGGCGCCGCCGCGCCCACCGACGCCGGTCGTCTGCTGGGCGCGGGTATGGCGATCGCGGTGCTCTGCGCGCTCGTGCCGATGTTCTTCGGCTTCGCGCCCCTGCAGAGCTTCACCTTCGAAGGCGAGCTGCCGCTCATCGGGCACTGGGAGTTCGTCACCAGCACGATCTTCGACGTGGGCGTCTATCTCGTGGTCATCGGTCTCGTGCTCGACGTGCTCCGCAGCCTCGGTGCCGAGGTCGACCGTCAGTCGCAGCACCCCGAGGACGCGGAGGTGGTGGCCTCGTGA
- a CDS encoding monovalent cation/H+ antiporter complex subunit F has protein sequence MTTVLVAVILVVFAAAAVLALIRLVIGPSILDRAVAADVLLTEVVCILGADMVINHHTRSLPAMLIIAAVGVFGSIAVARFVARRENPR, from the coding sequence GTGACCACCGTCCTCGTGGCCGTCATCCTCGTCGTCTTCGCCGCGGCCGCCGTCCTCGCGCTCATCCGCCTGGTCATCGGTCCGTCGATCCTCGACCGTGCCGTGGCCGCCGACGTCCTGCTGACCGAGGTGGTGTGCATCCTCGGAGCCGACATGGTGATCAACCACCACACCCGGTCGCTGCCGGCGATGCTCATCATCGCCGCGGTGGGCGTGTTCGGGTCGATCGCCGTCGCCCGTTTCGTCGCGCGGAGGGAGAACCCGCGATGA
- a CDS encoding Na(+)/H(+) antiporter subunit C, with the protein MSISLVLVIVMAVLFACGVYAMLERSLTRVLIGFLLLGNAANLLLLVVMGVPGKAPFYDGGQTDSAEMSDALPQALTLTAIVITFGISAFLLALIYRSWQLGQADTVIDDADDIALRTRTADEPEDAMDEESRSDDDDVTTDFVGDVASPIRVLHQGDLSQLVDDAPVDRVAVRRDDENDTRDTQDGDRP; encoded by the coding sequence GTGAGCATCTCTCTCGTCCTCGTCATCGTCATGGCGGTCCTCTTCGCGTGCGGCGTGTACGCCATGCTCGAGCGCAGCCTGACACGCGTGCTCATCGGCTTCCTCCTGCTCGGCAACGCGGCCAATCTGCTGCTGCTCGTCGTGATGGGGGTTCCGGGCAAGGCACCGTTCTACGACGGGGGGCAGACGGACTCCGCCGAGATGTCCGACGCCCTTCCGCAAGCCCTCACCCTGACCGCCATCGTCATCACCTTCGGGATCTCCGCGTTCCTGCTCGCTTTGATCTACCGCTCCTGGCAGCTGGGTCAGGCCGATACCGTCATCGACGACGCCGACGACATCGCGCTGCGCACGCGCACCGCGGACGAGCCCGAGGACGCCATGGACGAGGAGTCCCGCTCGGACGACGACGACGTCACGACCGACTTCGTGGGCGACGTCGCGTCGCCCATCCGTGTGTTGCACCAGGGCGACCTTTCGCAGCTCGTCGACGACGCCCCCGTCGATCGCGTGGCCGTGCGCCGCGACGACGAGAACGACACCCGCGATACCCAGGACGGTGATCGCCCGTGA
- a CDS encoding Na+/H+ antiporter subunit D, whose amino-acid sequence MSALVPLLVGIPLIGAAINLIFGRRKKTQIVVSVASLTAVLVLGAVLLVEVDTHGPLAVAIAGWDIPFGIVLYVDVLAALLVVVTSIVLLAVLLFSIGQGAADNDEDTPVSIFYPAYLILGAGIFNAFIAGDLFNLYVGFEILLVASYVLITLGGTESRIRTGVVYIVVSLVSSILFLAAIAMVYGALGTVNMVQISERMAQLPQDTQTILHLMLLLAFAIKAAVFPLSFWLPDSYPTAPAPVTAVFAGLLTKVGVYAIIRTETQLFVANDLNFLLMMVALSTMIVGILGAVAQAELKRILSFTLVSHIGYMIFGLAINTPLAVGATIYYIVHHIIVQTTLFLAVGLIERRAGSTSILKVKGLMRAAPLLAVLYFIPAINLGGLPPFSGFIGKYALFDAAAQVGTPVMMVLIVGGIATSILTLYALMRAWNLSFWRENDDSTETLERIAYLGNAPAATISTERRTIPRIMTLATVGMVAVTVSLTVFAGPLLDMCLRAGVTITDGVSLVQVQEQAGQQ is encoded by the coding sequence GTGAGCGCACTCGTGCCCCTGCTCGTCGGCATCCCGCTCATCGGCGCCGCCATCAACCTCATCTTCGGTCGCCGCAAGAAGACGCAGATCGTGGTGTCGGTGGCGTCGCTCACCGCGGTGCTCGTGCTCGGTGCGGTGCTCCTCGTCGAGGTCGACACCCACGGTCCCCTGGCCGTCGCGATCGCCGGCTGGGACATCCCCTTCGGCATCGTGCTCTACGTCGACGTGCTCGCGGCCCTCCTGGTGGTGGTCACCAGCATCGTGCTCCTCGCGGTCCTGCTGTTCTCGATCGGTCAGGGCGCGGCCGACAACGACGAGGACACGCCGGTCTCGATCTTCTACCCGGCCTACCTGATCCTGGGCGCCGGCATCTTCAACGCCTTCATCGCGGGCGACCTGTTCAACCTCTATGTCGGCTTCGAGATCCTGCTCGTCGCCTCGTATGTGCTGATCACCCTCGGAGGCACCGAGTCGCGTATCCGCACGGGCGTCGTCTACATCGTCGTGTCGCTCGTGTCGTCGATCCTCTTCCTCGCCGCGATCGCCATGGTCTACGGTGCCCTCGGCACCGTGAACATGGTGCAGATCAGCGAGCGGATGGCTCAGCTGCCGCAGGACACCCAGACGATCCTTCACCTCATGCTGCTGCTCGCGTTCGCGATCAAGGCGGCCGTGTTCCCGCTGTCGTTCTGGCTGCCCGACTCGTACCCGACGGCTCCGGCCCCCGTCACGGCGGTGTTCGCGGGCCTGCTGACGAAAGTCGGCGTCTACGCGATCATCCGTACCGAGACCCAGCTGTTCGTGGCGAACGACCTGAACTTCCTGCTGATGATGGTCGCACTGTCGACGATGATCGTCGGCATCCTCGGCGCGGTCGCGCAGGCCGAGCTCAAGCGCATCCTGTCGTTCACGCTCGTCAGCCACATCGGCTACATGATCTTCGGGCTGGCGATCAACACGCCGCTCGCGGTCGGCGCGACGATCTACTACATCGTCCACCACATCATCGTGCAGACGACCCTGTTCCTCGCCGTCGGTCTCATCGAGCGCCGCGCGGGCAGCACCTCGATCCTCAAGGTGAAGGGGCTCATGCGGGCGGCTCCCCTTCTCGCCGTGCTCTACTTCATCCCCGCCATCAACCTGGGCGGACTCCCGCCGTTCTCGGGCTTCATCGGCAAGTACGCGCTGTTCGACGCGGCAGCCCAGGTGGGCACGCCCGTGATGATGGTGCTCATCGTCGGCGGCATCGCGACCTCGATCCTCACGCTGTACGCCCTGATGCGCGCGTGGAACCTCTCGTTCTGGCGCGAGAACGACGACTCCACCGAGACGCTCGAGCGCATCGCCTACCTCGGCAATGCGCCCGCGGCGACGATCTCGACCGAGCGGCGCACCATCCCCCGGATCATGACGCTGGCGACGGTGGGGATGGTGGCCGTGACCGTGTCGCTGACCGTGTTCGCCGGCCCTCTCCTCGACATGTGTCTGCGGGCGGGCGTCACCATCACCGACGGCGTCAGCCTCGTGCAGGTGCAGGAACAGGCGGGTCAGCAATGA
- the mnhG gene encoding monovalent cation/H(+) antiporter subunit G, whose protein sequence is MTLESILDTAALVLVLIGAILCLTATIGLLRWRDVPTRLHAATKPQVLGVLLIVVAVELALRSWEALAFGIPIVLIQFATAPLAAHMVGRAAYRNRTTDEANLYVDDLDHSTENPGSTHEESRPES, encoded by the coding sequence ATGACCCTCGAATCGATCCTCGACACGGCCGCGCTCGTGCTGGTGCTCATCGGCGCCATCCTCTGTCTGACGGCGACCATCGGCCTCCTGCGGTGGCGCGACGTTCCCACCCGTCTGCACGCGGCGACGAAGCCCCAGGTGCTGGGCGTGCTGTTGATCGTCGTCGCCGTCGAGCTGGCGTTGCGGTCGTGGGAGGCGCTCGCCTTCGGCATCCCGATCGTCCTCATCCAGTTCGCCACCGCGCCGCTCGCCGCGCACATGGTGGGCCGGGCGGCGTACCGCAACCGCACGACCGACGAGGCGAACCTCTACGTCGACGACCTGGACCACAGCACCGAGAACCCGGGGTCCACGCACGAGGAGTCCCGGCCCGAGAGCTGA